Proteins from one Flavobacterium sp. N2038 genomic window:
- a CDS encoding L-threonine 3-dehydrogenase yields the protein MNPKILIIGACGQIGTELTQKLRKLYGTENVIASDIRKLNTDVVNSGPFEVVNALDFNQIEHLVEVHKITDIYLMAALLSATAEKNPAFAWDLNMNSLFHVLNLAKAKKIQKIFWPSSIAVFGPTTPKENTPQFTVMEPSTVYGISKQAGERWCEYYHNIYGVDVRSIRYPGLISWSTPPGGGTTDYAVDIFYKAIADKKYECFLSSETKMPMMYMDDAIDATINIMKAPAEEIKIHSSYNLAAMSFTPTEIANEIKKHIPEFTITYEPDFRQKIADSWPASIDDSEARKDWGWKHTFDLETMTKDMIEHLS from the coding sequence ATGAATCCAAAAATATTGATCATTGGCGCTTGCGGTCAAATTGGGACAGAACTGACCCAAAAACTTCGCAAATTATACGGTACAGAAAATGTTATTGCTTCTGATATTCGAAAATTAAATACAGACGTTGTTAATTCAGGTCCGTTTGAGGTGGTCAATGCTTTAGATTTTAATCAGATTGAGCATCTTGTTGAAGTTCATAAAATTACCGACATTTATTTGATGGCGGCACTTTTATCTGCTACTGCCGAAAAAAACCCTGCATTTGCCTGGGATTTGAATATGAATTCATTATTTCACGTTTTAAATTTAGCTAAAGCAAAAAAAATTCAGAAGATTTTCTGGCCATCTAGTATTGCTGTTTTTGGTCCTACAACTCCAAAAGAAAACACTCCACAGTTTACTGTAATGGAACCTTCTACAGTTTACGGAATTAGTAAACAAGCAGGTGAAAGATGGTGTGAATATTACCACAATATTTATGGTGTTGATGTTCGAAGCATCCGTTATCCTGGTTTAATTAGCTGGTCTACGCCTCCGGGTGGCGGAACTACAGATTATGCTGTTGACATTTTTTACAAGGCTATTGCCGATAAAAAATATGAATGCTTTTTATCATCTGAAACAAAAATGCCAATGATGTATATGGATGATGCAATTGACGCAACCATTAATATCATGAAAGCTCCGGCTGAGGAAATTAAAATACATTCTTCATACAATTTAGCAGCAATGAGTTTTACTCCAACTGAAATTGCTAATGAAATTAAAAAACATATTCCTGAATTTACAATTACTTATGAGCCTGATTTCCGTCAGAAAATCGCGGACAGCTGGCCAGCAAGTATCGACGATTCTGAGGCTAGAAAAGATTGGGGTTGGAAACATACTTTTGATCTTGAAACTATGACCAAAGATATGATTGAGCATTTGAGCTAA
- a CDS encoding M1 family metallopeptidase, giving the protein MRKILLFSFLSLGLNSGFAQSAPYWQQHVDYKMEVSMDVKNYQYKGKQELVYTNNSPDTLRKVYYHLFLNAFQPGSEMDARLHTIKDPDGRMVNKIKDADGKDVKQSRIETLKPNEIGFLKITNFKQDGVVAQTRTSGTILEVTLAKPILPNSKTTFTLDFDGQVPEQIRRTGRNNKEGIELSMSQWYPKLAEFDFEGWHADPYIGREFHGVWGNFDVKITIDKDYTIGGSGYLQDKNSIGHGYEDAGVTVVYPKKTKTLTWHFIAPNVHDFTWAADKEYAHDIVKGPNDVDLHFFYKNNPKVAENWKQLEPLMVKVMDYYNHRVGQYPYKQYSFIQGGDGGMEYAMCTLMLGNGTLQGILGTATHELGHSWFQHILASNESKHPWMDEGFTTYIEDSALNELKGDKKEVNPFKGNYAAYYSLVNSGKEQPQTTHGDRYDENRPYSISSYIKGSIFLSQLEYVIGKENVDATLKRYFNDFKFKHPTPNDIKRTAERVSGAELDWYLIDWAETTNTIDYGIKDVADNSGKTTVTLERIGRMPMPIDLKVEYTDGTSETFYVPLRMMNFIKPNPNPNEKRTVLADWAWAQQNYSFTIDKNKTAIKKITIDPSGLMADVKAANNVFEVK; this is encoded by the coding sequence ATGCGAAAAATTTTATTATTTTCTTTTCTGAGTTTAGGTTTAAACTCTGGTTTTGCACAAAGTGCTCCATATTGGCAACAACATGTTGATTATAAAATGGAGGTTTCTATGGATGTAAAAAACTATCAGTATAAAGGAAAACAAGAATTAGTTTATACTAATAATTCTCCTGATACTTTAAGAAAGGTTTATTATCATTTATTTTTAAATGCATTTCAGCCTGGAAGCGAAATGGATGCTCGTTTGCATACAATAAAGGATCCAGATGGAAGAATGGTGAATAAAATAAAAGATGCAGATGGAAAAGATGTAAAACAAAGTCGTATCGAGACTTTAAAACCAAATGAAATTGGTTTTTTAAAGATTACAAACTTCAAGCAAGATGGGGTTGTTGCTCAAACAAGAACATCAGGGACAATTCTGGAAGTGACTTTGGCTAAACCAATTTTGCCAAATTCTAAAACGACATTTACCTTAGATTTTGATGGGCAGGTACCGGAACAAATTCGTCGTACAGGAAGAAATAATAAAGAAGGTATCGAATTGTCAATGTCACAATGGTACCCAAAATTAGCCGAATTTGATTTTGAAGGATGGCATGCAGATCCTTACATCGGAAGAGAGTTTCACGGCGTTTGGGGAAATTTTGATGTAAAAATTACAATCGATAAAGACTACACAATTGGAGGTTCTGGATATTTACAGGATAAAAATTCAATTGGACATGGTTATGAAGATGCTGGTGTAACGGTGGTTTATCCTAAAAAAACAAAAACGTTAACCTGGCATTTTATCGCTCCAAATGTACATGATTTTACATGGGCTGCAGATAAAGAATATGCACATGATATTGTAAAAGGACCAAATGATGTTGATTTGCATTTCTTTTACAAAAACAACCCAAAAGTGGCCGAAAACTGGAAACAGTTAGAGCCATTAATGGTAAAAGTGATGGATTATTACAACCACAGAGTAGGACAATATCCATACAAACAATATTCATTTATTCAGGGAGGTGACGGCGGAATGGAGTACGCAATGTGTACTCTAATGTTAGGAAACGGAACACTTCAGGGAATTCTTGGTACAGCAACACACGAATTAGGACACTCTTGGTTTCAGCATATTCTGGCTTCAAATGAATCAAAACACCCTTGGATGGATGAAGGTTTTACAACTTACATCGAAGACAGTGCTTTGAATGAATTAAAAGGAGATAAGAAAGAAGTAAATCCGTTTAAAGGGAATTATGCTGCTTATTACAGTTTAGTAAACTCAGGTAAAGAACAACCACAAACAACTCACGGAGATCGTTATGACGAAAACCGTCCGTATAGTATTTCATCTTATATAAAAGGAAGTATCTTCCTTTCGCAATTAGAATACGTAATTGGGAAAGAAAATGTTGATGCAACTTTAAAAAGATATTTTAACGATTTTAAATTCAAACACCCAACTCCAAATGATATCAAGAGAACTGCAGAAAGAGTTTCTGGTGCTGAATTGGATTGGTATTTAATTGACTGGGCTGAAACAACCAATACAATTGATTACGGAATTAAGGATGTTGCTGATAATTCTGGAAAAACTACCGTTACTTTAGAAAGAATTGGAAGAATGCCAATGCCAATCGATTTGAAAGTAGAGTATACTGATGGAACTTCTGAAACGTTTTATGTTCCTTTAAGAATGATGAACTTTATCAAACCAAACCCGAATCCAAACGAAAAAAGAACAGTTTTGGCAGACTGGGCTTGGGCACAACAAAACTATAGTTTTACAATTGACAAAAACAAAACAGCAATCAAAAAAATCACAATTGATCCAAGCGGATTAATGGCTGATGTAAAAGCTGCAAATAATGTTTTTGAAGTGAAATAA
- a CDS encoding S8 family peptidase yields the protein MSYIKPIKLSAFALLVLAGSASLQAQESTSKNFIKAPLAVVKKAPVSENELKRWSHLDLIKDSIPGMSVDRAYAELLKGKTGKKVIVGIVDSGVDIEHEDLKGMIWTNPKEIPGNGIDDDKNGFIDDIHGWNFLGEAVHENLEMTRVIKKKDDGSAEYKNALAQYNERYDKAIKDKEQVDFLLDVHNTIKKELNKKTYKIEDLSAVTSTDPKVVQCKKIMTQIFTNAGPTFDPEADFEEYREQVYDELNYNLNKEFDGRKVVGDNPEDIKDNHYGNNVVFGPDKEKALHGTHVAGIIAQVRGNNLGGDGVTNNVEILTVRAVPDGDEYDKDIALAIRYAVDNGAKVINGSFGKSFSPHKDWVYEAIKYAAKKDVLIVHAAGNDGYNIDETKNINYPNDSKDNVKEFADNVITIGAINKSYGENVVAGFSNFGKINVDVFAPGEEIYATVPNNKYKYLQGTSMASPNAAGVAALIFSYYPKLKATQVKQILMDSGVALPSKVVLGENPNPDQKPEAVSSVESSRTAKMVNAYNALLMAEKMSKK from the coding sequence ATGAGTTATATAAAACCTATTAAATTATCTGCTTTTGCTTTATTAGTTTTAGCAGGCAGTGCAAGCTTACAAGCACAGGAATCAACTTCTAAAAATTTTATAAAAGCTCCTCTTGCTGTTGTAAAAAAAGCTCCAGTTAGTGAAAATGAGTTAAAGAGATGGAGTCATTTAGATCTAATTAAAGATTCTATTCCGGGAATGAGTGTAGACAGAGCTTACGCTGAATTACTGAAAGGGAAAACCGGTAAAAAGGTAATCGTTGGTATTGTAGATTCTGGTGTCGACATTGAGCATGAAGATTTAAAAGGAATGATTTGGACCAATCCAAAAGAAATTCCGGGTAACGGAATCGATGATGATAAAAACGGTTTTATAGATGATATACACGGATGGAACTTTCTAGGTGAGGCTGTACACGAGAATCTTGAAATGACACGTGTTATTAAAAAGAAAGACGACGGTTCTGCTGAATATAAAAATGCTTTAGCTCAATATAACGAGAGATATGATAAAGCAATAAAAGACAAAGAACAAGTAGATTTTTTACTTGATGTTCATAATACAATCAAAAAAGAGCTTAATAAAAAGACTTATAAAATTGAAGATTTAAGTGCTGTAACTTCAACTGATCCTAAAGTTGTGCAATGTAAAAAAATCATGACGCAGATTTTTACAAATGCAGGACCAACTTTTGATCCCGAAGCTGATTTTGAAGAATACAGAGAACAGGTTTATGATGAACTTAATTATAATCTGAATAAAGAGTTTGACGGAAGAAAAGTGGTAGGAGATAATCCTGAAGATATTAAAGACAATCATTATGGAAATAATGTTGTTTTTGGTCCGGACAAAGAAAAAGCACTTCACGGAACTCACGTTGCCGGAATTATTGCTCAGGTTCGCGGCAATAATTTAGGAGGAGATGGTGTTACTAATAATGTTGAAATCTTAACAGTAAGAGCCGTTCCAGATGGAGATGAGTATGATAAAGATATTGCGCTTGCCATTCGTTATGCAGTAGACAACGGTGCAAAAGTAATTAACGGAAGTTTTGGAAAAAGCTTTTCACCACACAAAGACTGGGTTTATGAGGCTATTAAATATGCAGCAAAAAAAGATGTATTAATTGTTCACGCTGCCGGAAACGATGGTTATAATATTGATGAAACAAAAAATATCAATTACCCGAACGATTCAAAAGATAACGTAAAAGAATTTGCTGATAATGTGATCACAATTGGAGCAATTAATAAGTCTTATGGAGAAAATGTAGTAGCAGGATTCTCTAATTTCGGAAAAATAAATGTAGATGTTTTTGCTCCTGGAGAAGAAATTTATGCAACAGTGCCAAACAATAAATACAAATATTTGCAAGGAACCTCTATGGCATCTCCAAATGCGGCGGGTGTTGCAGCACTGATATTTTCATATTATCCAAAATTAAAAGCGACTCAGGTAAAACAGATTTTAATGGACTCTGGAGTTGCACTTCCTTCAAAAGTGGTTTTAGGTGAAAACCCAAATCCAGATCAAAAACCTGAGGCAGTTTCTTCTGTAGAATCATCAAGAACAGCCAAAATGGTCAACGCTTACAATGCTTTGTTGATGGCTGAAAAAATGTCAAAAAAATAA
- a CDS encoding T9SS type A sorting domain-containing protein → MKTKLLLLLFLLHFSSFAQTNLVPNGNFETWSSSSQPDNWYPYFSGLVSQSAVAQNGTSSTNMMVASGTSNFINSEYFPVTAGKTYKVTLYHRAVKGTFSSIDLSLYHKPSTFKSVIIKKSDATFSTTEWRKIEFEYTPTVSESIEVDIWTYGTLNSEILVDNVSVVDIADVPVQYTLIPDINFEKKLIALNIDSGTPDGKVPTNKINKVTNLDVSYSSITDLTGIEDFVALTSFYTLQNKLVTLDVSKNVNLTILRCDSNTTIETLNVSQNTKLTQLLCGNNKIKSLNLSQLTDLRELYCDQNQLTAIDLSTNAKLEKLYINDNQLTKLDLTKNPTLKYLNCKYNRPMSELNLKNGKNTLIDKNSFYATENTSLTCILVDNVAYSNTNWTTGKDVSVDFSLVCSEPEYTLIPDVEFEKKLVSNGLDLILDGKVLTRKIAAAQYLYLENAPITDLTGLEVFTSLKKLSCFNIKAKSINVSKNTQLTALDCSANNLETIDVTALVNLKELNLSSNNLTTINLSKNQALTDLYLSKNKLTEINLSANKALISINFNNNPLNQINVSENPALKYLNCTDVLTTSLDLTKNPDLQFIDIERSEITSLDLTKNPELSTLNSSQTSITSLNLSNNKKLTTLKTYGSYWSSGNGGAGSLTSLDLSNNVLLTHLDCGANQLTKLDLSANTKLEYVRCYGNLITDLDLSKNTEIVELSCNDNKLKSLNLKNGANSKIKTIQFALNPSLSCVQVDDIAYSSTNWTKKDVTANFSSDCAYTTLIPDVKFEEKLIALGIDTGAKDGKVLTANITSLTSLDVSTSGITDLTGISDFINLESLTVSDNNLNKIDVSKNFKLTSLNVGKNQLTQVNLSNNKNLQAFYCNDNLLTSLDLSKNKKLISVSCTNNKLISLNLKNGNNIASDGVGIRNFTSNPDLKCIQVDDETYANTKWVSFKDANAGYSSNCEYATAIPDPKFEDKLIALGIDSGVKDGKVATANIIDITSLNVDKSEISDLTGIQDFISLKALSARNNAIKNVDVSKNTELTSLDVYGNNLTTIDVAKNTLLKKLFTGNNSISSINITNNIALTHLTFELTRIETIDLSQNKNLLYLDCTNSPLKSLDISKNPQVYYLNCQYNQLEKLNLKNGNNTLMSTNNVAFYGNSKLYCILVDDVNYANTNWSNKKSSIATFNTECTGELNLPANNFTVETKGESCTGENNGEISIVGKNSFAYVATINDKSYAFTNNSLKVTSLTPGTYKIKITIPEMIFEQNFTVTIPKGANISGKSSITSKNVAVEITEGTAPFTVFVDGTEQFQTIDSNFNINLEKGGLIEVATAKACEGTFSKKVSSAEIGTVLSAYPNPTSDAIEIEIPTDKTEVIIELFSFGGQLVSRGTYNIENGRVVLNLAHQPAGIYAAKIHLETLEYIKIIKK, encoded by the coding sequence ATGAAAACAAAACTACTTTTGTTACTGTTTCTATTACATTTTTCTTCGTTTGCCCAGACCAACTTAGTTCCGAACGGAAACTTTGAAACCTGGTCCTCATCATCCCAACCAGACAATTGGTATCCCTATTTCAGTGGTTTAGTTTCTCAAAGCGCAGTAGCTCAGAATGGCACATCAAGCACAAATATGATGGTTGCCAGTGGAACATCTAATTTTATTAATAGCGAATATTTCCCTGTAACCGCAGGTAAAACGTATAAAGTGACTTTGTATCACAGAGCGGTAAAAGGAACATTCTCTTCTATCGATCTAAGTTTATATCATAAACCCAGTACTTTTAAGTCGGTAATAATTAAAAAATCTGATGCAACTTTTTCTACTACCGAGTGGAGAAAAATAGAATTTGAATATACACCAACTGTATCTGAAAGTATTGAAGTTGATATTTGGACTTATGGAACTCTTAATTCTGAAATTTTGGTTGATAATGTATCGGTTGTTGACATTGCAGATGTTCCTGTGCAATATACTTTGATTCCTGATATAAATTTTGAAAAAAAATTAATTGCTTTAAACATCGATTCTGGGACTCCAGATGGTAAAGTGCCGACAAACAAAATTAACAAAGTAACCAATCTTGATGTTTCTTACAGTTCAATTACTGACTTAACAGGAATTGAAGACTTTGTTGCTTTGACCAGTTTTTATACACTGCAAAATAAATTGGTTACGTTAGATGTTTCTAAAAATGTTAATTTAACAATACTACGCTGTGATAGTAACACCACTATCGAAACTTTAAATGTTTCACAAAACACAAAACTAACTCAATTGCTTTGTGGGAACAATAAAATAAAAAGCTTAAATCTATCTCAACTTACAGATTTAAGAGAGCTTTACTGTGACCAAAACCAATTAACTGCTATCGATTTATCTACCAATGCCAAATTAGAAAAACTATACATTAATGATAATCAATTAACTAAACTTGATTTAACTAAAAATCCTACTTTAAAATATTTAAACTGCAAGTACAACAGACCAATGTCTGAGCTTAATTTAAAAAATGGCAAAAACACACTGATCGATAAAAACAGTTTTTACGCTACAGAAAATACGAGCCTGACTTGTATTCTAGTCGATAATGTAGCGTATTCGAACACAAACTGGACTACCGGTAAAGATGTTTCTGTTGATTTTTCTTTGGTATGCTCTGAACCTGAATACACTCTTATTCCTGATGTAGAATTTGAGAAAAAATTAGTCTCTAACGGATTAGATCTTATACTAGACGGAAAAGTCTTAACGAGAAAAATTGCGGCGGCTCAATATTTATATTTAGAGAATGCTCCAATTACAGACCTTACAGGACTAGAGGTTTTTACCAGTTTAAAAAAATTAAGTTGCTTCAATATAAAAGCAAAAAGTATCAATGTTTCTAAGAACACTCAATTAACGGCTTTAGACTGTTCTGCTAATAATTTAGAAACAATAGATGTTACTGCTCTGGTAAATTTAAAAGAATTAAATTTATCTAGTAACAATTTGACTACAATTAATCTTTCTAAAAATCAAGCTTTAACTGACCTTTACTTAAGTAAAAATAAGTTAACAGAAATCAATTTATCAGCAAATAAAGCTTTGATCTCAATTAATTTCAACAACAATCCACTAAACCAAATTAATGTTTCAGAAAATCCTGCGTTAAAATATTTAAACTGTACAGATGTTTTAACTACAAGTCTGGATCTTACAAAAAATCCAGACCTACAATTTATCGATATTGAACGAAGTGAAATAACAAGTCTGGACCTTACAAAAAATCCAGAGCTGTCAACCTTAAACTCAAGCCAAACCTCGATAACCTCTTTAAACTTAAGCAATAACAAGAAATTAACAACATTAAAAACTTATGGAAGTTATTGGTCTTCTGGCAATGGCGGAGCTGGCTCACTAACTTCTTTAGACCTTAGTAACAATGTTTTACTTACCCATCTTGACTGTGGTGCTAATCAATTAACTAAACTAGATTTAAGTGCAAATACAAAACTAGAATACGTTCGTTGTTATGGAAATCTTATTACAGATTTAGATCTTTCTAAAAATACGGAGATAGTTGAATTATCATGCAATGACAATAAATTGAAAAGTTTGAATTTAAAAAACGGAGCTAATTCAAAAATAAAAACTATTCAATTTGCACTTAATCCTTCTTTAAGCTGTGTACAAGTTGATGACATCGCTTATTCTAGTACAAACTGGACAAAAAAAGATGTAACAGCAAATTTCAGTTCTGATTGTGCTTACACAACCCTTATTCCAGATGTTAAATTTGAAGAAAAGCTAATTGCACTGGGAATTGATACCGGAGCAAAAGATGGAAAAGTTTTAACTGCCAACATTACAAGTTTAACTTCTTTAGATGTTTCAACTTCAGGAATAACAGATCTGACCGGAATTAGTGACTTTATTAATTTAGAATCATTGACTGTAAGTGACAATAATTTAAACAAAATAGATGTTTCTAAAAACTTTAAATTAACAAGTCTAAACGTTGGAAAAAATCAATTAACTCAGGTGAATTTATCTAACAACAAAAACCTTCAGGCGTTTTATTGTAATGACAATTTACTTACGTCGTTAGATTTATCAAAGAATAAAAAACTAATTTCTGTTTCTTGTACAAACAACAAATTGATTTCACTAAATTTAAAAAATGGAAACAATATTGCTTCAGATGGCGTTGGTATTAGAAACTTTACCAGTAATCCAGACTTAAAATGTATTCAGGTTGATGATGAGACTTATGCTAACACAAAATGGGTTTCGTTTAAAGATGCTAATGCCGGCTATAGCTCAAACTGCGAATATGCTACTGCAATTCCTGATCCTAAATTTGAAGATAAATTAATCGCTCTCGGAATTGATTCGGGTGTAAAAGATGGAAAAGTTGCTACAGCTAACATTATTGATATTACATCATTAAATGTTGACAAATCTGAAATTTCAGATTTAACCGGAATTCAAGATTTTATATCTTTAAAAGCTTTATCAGCTAGAAACAATGCAATAAAAAATGTAGACGTTTCTAAAAATACTGAATTAACAAGTTTGGATGTATATGGAAATAACTTAACAACTATCGATGTCGCTAAAAATACTCTTTTGAAAAAGTTATTTACAGGCAATAATTCAATTTCCAGCATAAATATCACAAATAACATTGCTCTAACTCATTTAACATTTGAACTGACTAGGATTGAGACTATAGACCTTTCACAAAATAAAAATTTACTTTATTTAGATTGTACCAATAGTCCATTAAAGAGCTTAGATATTTCCAAAAATCCTCAGGTATATTATTTAAACTGCCAATATAATCAGTTAGAAAAATTAAATCTAAAAAATGGCAACAATACTCTAATGTCCACCAATAATGTAGCCTTCTATGGAAATTCAAAATTGTATTGCATTCTTGTTGATGATGTAAATTATGCCAACACTAATTGGTCTAATAAAAAATCTAGTATTGCAACTTTTAATACTGAATGTACAGGAGAACTAAATTTGCCTGCAAACAATTTTACAGTTGAAACGAAAGGAGAATCTTGTACAGGAGAAAATAATGGTGAGATTAGTATTGTTGGTAAAAATTCATTTGCATATGTTGCAACAATAAATGATAAATCGTACGCTTTTACAAACAACAGCTTAAAAGTTACTAGTTTAACTCCGGGAACTTATAAAATCAAGATCACTATTCCGGAGATGATTTTCGAACAAAACTTTACAGTAACTATTCCGAAAGGCGCTAACATTTCAGGAAAATCAAGCATAACTTCTAAAAATGTAGCTGTAGAAATTACCGAAGGGACTGCTCCTTTTACAGTATTTGTAGATGGAACTGAACAATTTCAAACAATAGATTCAAACTTTAATATAAACCTGGAAAAAGGTGGATTAATTGAAGTAGCAACAGCAAAAGCCTGCGAAGGTACCTTTTCTAAAAAAGTTTCTTCTGCAGAAATCGGAACAGTTCTTTCTGCGTATCCAAATCCAACATCTGATGCTATTGAAATTGAAATTCCAACAGATAAGACTGAAGTTATAATAGAATTATTCAGCTTCGGAGGCCAATTAGTTTCTCGTGGTACTTATAACATCGAAAACGGAAGAGTTGTCTTAAATCTTGCACATCAACCAGCCGGAATTTATGCCGCAAAAATCCATTTGGAAACTCTGGAATATATTAAAATTATAAAAAAATAA
- a CDS encoding T9SS type A sorting domain-containing protein — protein MRAKLLLLLFLLHFSLYAQTNLVLNGNFETWSSSSQPDNWNRYLSGLVSQSSIAQNGTSSTNMMVASDTFNYINSDFFPVTANKTYRVTLYHRMVKGTFSSIDLSLYHKPGTFKEEIIKTSDVTFSTTEWKKIEFEYTPTVTENIEIDIWTTGSLNSEILIDNVSVIDVAEAPAQYTLIPDVNFEKKLISLGIDTGLPDGKVLTETIASQTDLNLSRSSINDLTGIEDFVSLKFLDFSYNDVTSVNLSKNTNLITLNCSTILPAGLDVLDLSNNTLLKELYCSGNNMTTLDLSKNTLLTNLICNRSQVLLSINLKNGNNKNMDLNKISFPIPSLKCIQVDDVIYSNANWSSLKLPTTTFSLDCNTLGLEDSVFDKVAIYPNPTRGEVSINNITLDKVNVYNELGQLVKTFSLNSADINNTINLCGLPRGIYYIYLINQDAASAKKIIVE, from the coding sequence ATGAGAGCAAAACTACTCTTGTTACTATTTCTATTACATTTTTCTTTATATGCCCAGACCAACTTAGTTCTGAACGGAAACTTTGAAACTTGGTCCTCATCATCCCAACCAGACAATTGGAATCGTTATCTCAGTGGTTTAGTTTCTCAAAGCTCAATAGCCCAAAATGGTACATCGAGCACAAATATGATGGTTGCTAGCGATACTTTCAATTATATTAATAGCGATTTTTTTCCTGTTACTGCAAACAAAACGTATCGCGTAACCTTGTACCACAGAATGGTAAAAGGAACATTCTCTTCAATCGATCTAAGTTTATATCATAAGCCAGGAACCTTTAAAGAAGAAATAATTAAAACATCAGATGTGACTTTTTCTACCACTGAATGGAAAAAAATCGAATTTGAATATACACCAACAGTTACTGAAAATATAGAAATTGATATCTGGACTACAGGATCTCTTAATTCTGAAATTTTAATTGATAATGTATCGGTTATTGACGTTGCCGAAGCTCCAGCACAATATACTTTGATTCCAGATGTGAATTTTGAAAAAAAGCTAATTTCTTTAGGAATTGACACAGGATTGCCAGATGGAAAAGTTTTGACTGAAACTATTGCTTCACAAACAGATTTAAATCTTTCACGTTCATCAATTAATGATTTAACTGGAATTGAAGATTTTGTATCATTAAAATTTTTAGACTTTTCTTATAACGATGTTACTTCTGTAAATCTTTCTAAAAATACAAACTTAATTACTCTAAACTGTTCTACAATTCTTCCCGCAGGTCTAGATGTTTTAGATCTTTCAAATAATACTTTACTGAAAGAATTATATTGCAGTGGAAATAACATGACCACTTTAGATCTTTCTAAAAACACTTTATTAACTAATTTAATTTGTAATAGAAGTCAAGTATTATTAAGTATTAATTTGAAAAATGGTAATAATAAAAACATGGATTTAAACAAAATTTCGTTTCCAATTCCAAGTTTAAAATGCATACAAGTTGATGATGTTATATATTCCAATGCTAACTGGTCATCTTTGAAATTGCCAACAACAACCTTTTCATTAGATTGCAATACTTTAGGTCTTGAAGATTCTGTTTTTGACAAAGTTGCTATCTATCCAAACCCAACAAGGGGCGAAGTTAGTATTAACAACATTACTTTAGACAAAGTAAATGTTTATAATGAATTAGGACAATTGGTAAAAACGTTTAGTTTAAATTCGGCAGACATTAATAATACAATCAACTTATGTGGTCTTCCAAGAGGCATTTACTATATTTATCTGATTAATCAGGACGCAGCCTCGGCCAAGAAAATAATTGTAGAGTAG